One Thauera sp. K11 DNA window includes the following coding sequences:
- a CDS encoding cation:proton antiporter codes for MNLASLDIFHIIVTLSAILACAHLGGFAAARAGLPPMVGELGGGLLLGATVLERIWPEGHAWLLPAAPGAGAPVPPVLTTLGFCSTIGLLLLLFVGGLQLRRLLTRDDTAAVGWIAATGVIVPVAAGLLLLEFVDVGRYAGSAGHLAALRIVLLIELAITSIPVITRIFLDLGLMHTRLARIVLSVAVIEDVLLYVALSIALGMVQARPGGDASIPHFLGLAPDSGAFIAWHVAASLALLAAAAWGFGKPGASGGAVRGAIHAVAQRSPLAWLLTSILVITGVAMLLGLAPMFGALVAGIVASNNTEPPFAKAQQQVESVGLAFFIPIYFALIGASLDLIGDFDWVLTAGILVFGSLVKYGGALAGGVIAGEPRAMANALAISVNARGGPGLVVASTAFAAGIINPAAYTSLVVLAIATSVGAGLVLARMLRSNAIAAELAGERGRGCAPSAPQPADAAGTSGGTPVPAQPGAA; via the coding sequence ATGAACCTCGCCAGCCTCGACATCTTCCACATCATCGTCACGCTGTCGGCGATCCTCGCCTGCGCGCACCTGGGCGGATTCGCCGCTGCCCGCGCCGGCCTGCCGCCCATGGTGGGCGAGCTGGGCGGGGGGCTCCTCCTCGGCGCCACCGTACTCGAGCGCATCTGGCCGGAAGGCCACGCCTGGCTGCTGCCCGCCGCGCCGGGCGCGGGCGCGCCGGTGCCGCCGGTGCTCACCACGCTGGGCTTTTGCAGCACCATCGGCCTGTTGCTGCTGCTCTTCGTCGGCGGCCTGCAACTGCGCCGCCTGCTGACCCGGGACGACACGGCGGCGGTGGGCTGGATCGCGGCGACGGGCGTCATCGTCCCGGTCGCGGCCGGCCTGCTGCTGCTCGAATTCGTCGATGTCGGCCGCTACGCCGGCAGCGCCGGTCACCTGGCGGCGCTCAGGATCGTGCTGCTGATCGAACTGGCGATCACCAGCATCCCGGTCATCACCCGCATCTTCCTCGACCTCGGCCTGATGCACACGCGGCTCGCCCGCATCGTGCTGTCGGTCGCCGTCATCGAAGACGTGCTGCTGTACGTCGCGCTGTCGATCGCGCTCGGCATGGTCCAGGCTAGGCCGGGGGGCGACGCGTCGATCCCGCATTTCCTCGGCCTGGCGCCCGATTCGGGCGCGTTCATCGCCTGGCACGTCGCCGCCAGCCTCGCCCTGCTCGCCGCGGCGGCGTGGGGCTTCGGCAAGCCGGGGGCGAGCGGAGGCGCGGTACGCGGCGCGATCCACGCCGTCGCGCAGCGCAGCCCGCTGGCCTGGCTGCTCACCTCCATCCTCGTCATCACCGGCGTCGCGATGCTGCTCGGCCTCGCGCCGATGTTCGGCGCCCTCGTCGCCGGCATCGTGGCCTCGAACAATACCGAACCGCCTTTCGCGAAGGCCCAGCAGCAGGTCGAGTCGGTCGGGCTGGCGTTCTTCATCCCGATCTATTTCGCCCTCATCGGCGCCTCGCTCGACCTGATCGGGGATTTCGACTGGGTGCTCACCGCCGGCATCCTCGTCTTCGGCAGCCTCGTCAAGTACGGCGGCGCCCTCGCCGGCGGTGTCATCGCCGGCGAACCGCGCGCGATGGCGAATGCGCTGGCGATCAGCGTCAATGCGCGCGGCGGACCCGGCCTCGTCGTCGCGTCGACCGCGTTTGCGGCCGGCATCATCAACCCGGCGGCCTACACCAGCCTGGTCGTGCTCGCCATCGCCACCTCGGTCGGCGCCGGCCTCGTCCTCGCCCGCATGCTGCGCAGCAACGCGATCGCCGCCGAACTGGCCGGCGAACGCGGACGCGGCTGCGCACCCTCCGCCCCGCAGCCCGCCGACGCCGCGGGCACATCCGGCGGCACCCCGGTTCCAGCGCAACCCGGAGCGGCATAG
- a CDS encoding sulfotransferase family protein: MPTPTEHGAVAPAENEFWHKVDKTLRHHAGRAKVTLRAALWQMNQWPADRPVFVVSGSRSGTQMLYKTLSQSRAIGTLNREIYAIWSRLHAPHHKQWQSHVLTAEDAEPGDRSFITRYFYAHTGQHRFVDKNNQHGLAVPYLHALFPDARFVYIKRNPGDTLNSMIEGWHRPERYATWSAGLPAEVQIDGGRFTRWCHFLPEGWRDYLEAPLEEVNAFQYASIHRAIRHASRSIPPAQWHEVFYEDVVRDPVGANRRIFEHCDLPFTPEVEAHCRGLLDKPYDAFSEIRIDKWRDQRHRERIERVLPGLEGLAREMGYRL, encoded by the coding sequence ATGCCCACGCCCACTGAGCACGGCGCGGTGGCGCCCGCGGAAAACGAGTTCTGGCACAAGGTGGACAAGACCCTGCGCCACCACGCCGGGCGCGCGAAGGTGACCCTGCGCGCCGCGCTGTGGCAGATGAACCAGTGGCCGGCGGACCGGCCGGTGTTCGTCGTCAGCGGCAGCCGCTCCGGCACGCAGATGCTGTACAAGACCCTGTCGCAGTCGCGCGCCATCGGCACGCTGAACCGCGAGATCTACGCGATCTGGTCGCGGCTGCACGCCCCGCACCACAAGCAGTGGCAAAGCCACGTGCTGACCGCCGAGGATGCGGAGCCGGGCGACCGCAGCTTCATCACCCGCTATTTCTACGCCCATACCGGCCAGCACCGCTTCGTCGACAAGAACAACCAGCACGGGCTGGCGGTGCCCTATCTGCATGCGCTGTTTCCCGACGCGCGTTTCGTCTACATCAAGCGCAACCCGGGCGACACGCTCAATTCGATGATCGAGGGCTGGCACCGGCCGGAGCGCTACGCGACCTGGTCTGCCGGCCTGCCGGCCGAAGTGCAGATCGACGGCGGCCGCTTCACGCGCTGGTGCCACTTCCTGCCCGAGGGATGGCGGGACTACCTTGAAGCCCCGCTCGAAGAGGTGAACGCCTTCCAGTACGCGTCCATCCACCGCGCCATCCGCCACGCTTCGCGCAGCATCCCGCCCGCGCAATGGCACGAGGTGTTCTACGAGGACGTGGTGCGCGACCCGGTCGGCGCCAACCGCCGCATCTTCGAGCACTGCGACCTGCCCTTCACCCCCGAGGTGGAAGCGCATTGCCGCGGCCTGCTCGACAAGCCCTACGACGCCTTTTCCGAGATCCGGATCGACAAGTGGCGCGACCAGCGCCACCGCGAGCGCATCGAGCGCGTGCTGCCCGGGCTGGAGGGCCTCGCCCGCGAGATGGGCTATCGCCTGTAG
- a CDS encoding pyruvate kinase, which translates to MPHTTTREILCTVGPSSLNASVLVRLQELGVSLFRINLSHTRLQDLPRVVESIRSHSDVPICLDTEGAQVRTGDLVGGEIVLRENTIVWAHRDRVPGDPHNFNLYPLDIVDQLEEGDFISIDFNAVLVQVTQRLPDRVAMRVIHGGTVGRNKAVTVERDLPLAPLTAKDVEALKWGRQNGIRHVALSFANRGSDVDAVRRLVGGDTFLISKIECRNALHNLDDIAQRSDALLIDRGDLSRQEPIERIPSLQKMIIRRGAELGRRVYVATNLLESMIDAPRPTRAEVNDVVNTLLDGADGLVLAAETAIGRDPVGCVGMILKLIHEYENYRDAVHASPRPYRANDGLSLLVAPHGGELVERLEPEAGRDALGALPRLAVGRDVLQDAQHIALGTFSPLRGFMDAATLESVLATHRLPDGTPWPMPILLPLDEEAAAALDSAPAAGAVVLTDEAGRPHAVIRDARPFSFDRDTLAAQWFGTRSGAHPGVQRVRRWSGRFLAGTVSLLQRLPSPHREYELTPRENRFVLQHKGWRKVIGVQAHGPATRLDEHVQVGALERHSADGLFLNVGVDGDSGRGFPPDAVLGSYRLMLDFGYYPAGKATLGVLPIYRRHAGAREQVFQALCHKNVGCSHFLFDRPVPAEPADDVRALLAGLGDIGITPIFAGQVEYDPDTQRYVEHEARKRRAGSRRAAVPAAEARATLSRNEPLPDWFMREPIQDMLRSRLTAPNQERSHAHAH; encoded by the coding sequence ATGCCGCACACCACGACACGCGAGATCCTGTGCACCGTCGGCCCGTCTTCGCTCAACGCGAGCGTGCTCGTCCGGCTGCAGGAACTGGGCGTGAGCCTGTTCCGCATCAATCTCTCCCACACCCGGCTCCAGGATCTGCCCCGGGTCGTCGAATCCATCCGCTCGCACAGCGACGTGCCGATCTGCCTCGACACCGAGGGCGCCCAGGTGCGCACCGGCGACCTGGTGGGCGGGGAGATCGTGCTGCGCGAGAACACCATCGTCTGGGCCCACCGCGATCGGGTGCCGGGCGATCCGCACAACTTCAACCTCTATCCGCTCGACATCGTCGACCAGCTGGAGGAAGGCGATTTCATCAGCATCGACTTCAACGCCGTGCTGGTGCAGGTGACGCAGCGCCTGCCGGACCGCGTGGCGATGCGCGTGATCCACGGCGGCACGGTCGGCCGCAACAAGGCGGTGACGGTGGAGCGCGACCTGCCGCTCGCGCCGCTGACGGCCAAGGACGTCGAGGCGCTGAAATGGGGGCGCCAGAACGGCATCCGGCACGTCGCGCTGTCGTTCGCCAACCGCGGCAGCGACGTCGATGCAGTGCGCCGGCTCGTCGGCGGCGACACCTTCCTGATCTCCAAGATCGAATGCCGCAACGCGCTGCACAACCTGGACGACATCGCGCAGCGCTCCGACGCGCTGCTCATCGACCGCGGCGACCTGTCGCGCCAGGAGCCGATCGAACGCATCCCCAGCCTGCAGAAGATGATCATCCGGCGCGGCGCGGAACTGGGGCGGCGCGTGTACGTGGCGACCAACCTGCTCGAATCGATGATCGACGCGCCGCGCCCGACGCGCGCTGAGGTCAATGACGTGGTCAATACGCTGCTGGACGGCGCCGACGGCCTCGTGCTGGCCGCCGAGACCGCGATCGGCCGCGACCCGGTGGGCTGCGTCGGGATGATCCTGAAGCTGATCCACGAGTACGAGAACTACCGCGACGCCGTCCATGCGTCGCCGCGCCCCTATCGCGCCAACGACGGCCTGTCGCTGCTCGTCGCGCCGCACGGCGGCGAACTCGTCGAACGGCTCGAACCGGAAGCGGGCCGGGATGCGCTCGGCGCGCTGCCCAGGCTCGCCGTCGGCCGCGACGTCCTGCAGGACGCGCAGCACATCGCGCTCGGCACCTTCTCGCCGCTGCGCGGCTTCATGGACGCGGCCACGCTGGAATCGGTGCTGGCGACCCACCGCCTGCCCGACGGCACGCCCTGGCCCATGCCCATCCTGCTGCCGCTGGATGAAGAGGCCGCGGCCGCGCTCGACTCGGCGCCGGCGGCCGGCGCCGTCGTCCTCACCGACGAGGCCGGACGGCCCCATGCCGTCATCCGCGATGCAAGGCCGTTCTCGTTCGACCGCGATACGCTGGCCGCGCAATGGTTCGGCACCCGCTCCGGCGCCCATCCGGGCGTGCAGCGCGTGCGCCGCTGGAGCGGCCGCTTCCTCGCCGGCACGGTGAGCCTGCTGCAGCGCCTGCCGTCGCCGCACCGCGAGTACGAACTGACGCCGCGCGAGAACCGCTTCGTGCTGCAGCACAAGGGCTGGCGCAAGGTGATCGGCGTCCAGGCGCACGGCCCGGCCACGCGCCTCGACGAACACGTGCAGGTCGGTGCGCTCGAGCGCCACAGTGCCGACGGGCTGTTCCTCAACGTCGGCGTCGACGGCGACTCCGGCCGCGGCTTCCCGCCCGACGCCGTGCTGGGCAGCTACCGCCTGATGCTGGATTTCGGCTACTACCCGGCGGGCAAGGCCACCCTCGGCGTGCTGCCGATCTACCGGCGCCACGCCGGCGCCCGCGAGCAGGTGTTCCAGGCGCTGTGCCACAAGAACGTCGGCTGCAGCCACTTCCTGTTCGACCGCCCGGTTCCGGCCGAACCGGCGGACGACGTCCGCGCGCTGCTGGCCGGCCTGGGCGACATCGGCATCACGCCGATCTTCGCCGGCCAGGTCGAATACGACCCCGACACCCAGCGCTACGTGGAGCACGAAGCGAGGAAGCGCCGCGCCGGCAGCCGCCGGGCCGCCGTCCCCGCCGCCGAAGCCCGCGCGACGCTCAGCCGCAACGAACCCCTCCCCGACTGGTTCATGCGCGAGCCCATCCAGGACATGCTCCGCTCCCGCCTGACCGCCCCGAACCAGGAGCGCAGCCATGCCCACGCCCACTGA
- a CDS encoding bifunctional enoyl-CoA hydratase/phosphate acetyltransferase, with protein sequence MDHSNQKYLENRTFDEIRVGDSAQLLRTLTPDDIHLFALISGDLNPTHTDPDFARSSPARQVVGHSMWGSALISSLLGNEFPGPGSTYVSQSLNFHRPITIGDSLAVTLTCREKRPDGRHVVFSCEATNRAGLLVMDGVAVVAAPEGKIRRPQVRLPEVKILDRARRYGHLLGISAGLPPIPIAVAYPCDRESLAGPLQAARAGLVKPILVGPAGRIRAVAEEHGLELDGCPVVDVPDAMAAASAAVAMCRDGEAEALMKGCLHTDELMRCVVSREHGLRTGRRISHVFLADVPTYPHPLMITDAAISIEPSLEDKVSIVQNAIDLARTMNIAEPRVAILAAVETVNPRMRATLDAAALCKMADRGQITGGVLDGPLAFDNAVSPAAARTKGIRSEVAGRAHILVVPDLEAGNMLAKQLEYLADALMAGVVLGARVPIVLTSRADTAETRAASCAVAQLMAHRNRERSCK encoded by the coding sequence ATGGACCACTCAAATCAGAAGTACCTCGAAAACCGCACGTTCGACGAGATCCGGGTCGGCGATTCCGCACAGTTGCTGCGCACGCTCACGCCCGACGACATCCACCTGTTCGCCCTGATCTCGGGCGACCTCAATCCGACGCATACCGACCCGGACTTCGCCCGTTCCAGCCCGGCGCGGCAGGTGGTGGGCCACAGCATGTGGGGCAGCGCCCTGATTTCGTCGCTGCTCGGCAACGAGTTTCCCGGGCCGGGCTCGACCTATGTGTCCCAGAGCCTGAACTTCCATCGCCCGATCACGATCGGCGACAGTCTGGCGGTCACGCTCACCTGCCGGGAGAAGCGCCCGGACGGCAGGCACGTCGTGTTTTCGTGCGAGGCGACCAATCGCGCGGGCCTGCTGGTGATGGACGGGGTGGCGGTGGTGGCCGCGCCGGAGGGCAAGATCCGGCGTCCGCAGGTGCGCCTGCCGGAAGTGAAGATCCTGGACCGCGCCCGGCGCTACGGCCACCTGCTGGGCATTTCGGCCGGCCTGCCGCCCATCCCCATCGCCGTCGCCTACCCATGCGACCGGGAATCGCTCGCCGGACCGCTGCAGGCGGCCAGGGCCGGCCTGGTGAAGCCGATCCTCGTCGGCCCCGCCGGCAGGATCCGGGCGGTGGCCGAGGAGCACGGGCTCGAACTCGACGGCTGCCCCGTCGTCGACGTGCCCGATGCCATGGCCGCCGCGTCCGCGGCGGTCGCCATGTGCCGCGACGGCGAGGCCGAGGCGCTGATGAAGGGCTGCCTGCACACCGACGAACTGATGCGCTGCGTGGTGTCGCGCGAGCACGGCCTGCGCACCGGACGGCGGATCAGCCACGTCTTCCTGGCCGACGTGCCGACCTATCCGCATCCGCTGATGATCACCGACGCGGCGATCTCCATCGAGCCCAGCCTGGAGGACAAGGTCAGCATCGTCCAGAACGCCATCGACCTCGCCCGCACGATGAACATCGCCGAACCCAGGGTGGCCATCCTCGCCGCCGTCGAGACGGTCAACCCCAGGATGCGGGCGACGCTGGATGCGGCGGCGCTGTGCAAGATGGCAGATCGCGGGCAGATCACCGGCGGCGTGCTGGACGGCCCGCTGGCCTTCGACAACGCGGTATCGCCCGCCGCGGCGCGGACCAAGGGCATCCGTTCGGAAGTCGCGGGCAGGGCCCACATCCTCGTCGTGCCGGACCTGGAGGCGGGCAACATGCTCGCCAAGCAGCTCGAGTACCTGGCGGACGCGCTGATGGCCGGCGTCGTGCTCGGCGCGCGCGTACCCATCGTGCTGACGAGCCGTGCCGACACGGCGGAAACCCGCGCCGCATCCTGCGCGGTGGCGCAACTGATGGCCCACCGCAACCGCGAGCGGAGCTGCAAGTGA
- a CDS encoding acetate/propionate family kinase: MRSVLVLNAGSSSLKFAVFPVAGGLADTPSVCGLIEGIGTAPELALKTAAGRSRTALPVAAPEPDGQHREALVHLLGWLGENQPGTRIAAAGHRVVHGGERYGAPVALDDGVLGDLEALVPLAPLHQPHHIRAMRAVAALMPDIGQVACFDTAFHRTQPPVAQTFGLPRAMTAEGIRRYGFHGLSYDNVSRRMKRVLGERAAGRVVICHLGNGSSLCALEEGRSQASTMGFTALDGLLMGTRTGTLDPGVLLYLMQQRGMDLHQVERLIYKESGLLGVSGISQDMRVLLASDAPEAAEALELYCYRIARELGSLVAAVGGLDAVVFTGGIGENAAPVRARVAELSAWAGLRLDADANARHAARIDAPGSAVAVAVVPTDEERLIAMYTAETLGL, encoded by the coding sequence GTGAGATCCGTACTCGTCCTGAATGCGGGCTCTTCGAGCCTGAAGTTCGCCGTCTTCCCGGTCGCCGGCGGCCTGGCGGATACCCCCTCGGTCTGCGGGCTGATCGAGGGCATCGGCACGGCTCCCGAACTGGCGTTGAAGACGGCCGCCGGCCGCAGCCGGACGGCGCTGCCGGTGGCGGCGCCCGAGCCGGACGGACAGCACCGCGAGGCGCTCGTGCATCTGCTGGGCTGGCTGGGCGAGAACCAGCCGGGCACGCGCATCGCCGCCGCCGGCCACCGGGTGGTACACGGCGGCGAGCGCTACGGCGCCCCGGTTGCGCTGGACGACGGGGTGCTCGGCGATCTGGAGGCCCTCGTGCCGCTGGCTCCGCTGCACCAGCCGCACCATATCCGCGCCATGCGCGCGGTGGCGGCGCTGATGCCGGACATCGGCCAGGTCGCCTGTTTCGATACCGCCTTCCACCGCACCCAGCCGCCGGTGGCGCAGACCTTCGGCCTGCCGCGGGCGATGACGGCGGAAGGCATCAGGCGCTACGGCTTCCATGGCCTGTCCTACGACAACGTCTCGCGCCGGATGAAACGGGTGCTGGGCGAACGCGCCGCGGGGCGGGTGGTGATCTGCCACCTGGGCAACGGTTCTTCGCTGTGCGCGCTCGAGGAAGGCCGGAGCCAGGCTTCCACGATGGGCTTCACCGCGCTGGACGGCCTCCTGATGGGGACCCGGACGGGCACGCTGGACCCCGGCGTGCTGCTCTACCTGATGCAGCAGCGCGGCATGGACCTGCACCAGGTGGAGCGGCTGATCTACAAGGAGTCGGGCCTGCTGGGCGTGTCGGGCATCAGCCAGGACATGCGCGTGCTGCTCGCCTCGGATGCGCCCGAGGCGGCGGAGGCGCTGGAACTCTACTGCTACCGCATCGCCCGCGAGCTGGGTTCGCTGGTCGCCGCCGTCGGCGGGCTGGATGCGGTGGTGTTCACCGGCGGCATCGGCGAGAACGCGGCGCCGGTGCGGGCGAGGGTGGCCGAGCTGTCGGCCTGGGCGGGCCTGCGCCTGGACGCGGACGCCAACGCCCGCCACGCGGCGCGCATCGACGCGCCGGGAAGTGCGGTGGCGGTCGCGGTCGTGCCGACCGACGAAGAGCGCCTGATCGCGATGTACACCGCCGAAACGCTCGGCCTCTGA
- a CDS encoding carbon starvation CstA family protein, which translates to MDKAIYFVIASVCVLALAYRFYGIFFVRKVLAADDREITPSHQFKDGKNYVPTKKWVNAGQHFAAIAAAGPLVGPVLAAQFGYLPGFLWLLVGCVIGGAVHDTVVLFASMKHQGKSLSEVAKAEMGTVAGWSTGLAMLFIITITMAGLSIVVVHALERNAWGTFAVFMTIPIAIALGLYERYFGSTKWGTYLGVGAIMVSIAIGPHLQGTAVGEWLTLNKTTVSWLLPTYAFFATALPVWMLLTPRGYLSSFMKIGVFAALVIGVVFINPTIQFPALTDFIAGGGPILKGPVWPFISITIACGAISGFHAFIGSGTTPKLVDKWSDIRPVAFGGMLAECLVAVMALIAATSLHPADYFAINSSPETFATLGMQVVDLPQLSQEMGIDLYGRTGGAVTLAVGMTYIFTKISWFADLAAYFFQFVIMFEAVFILSAVDSGTRVSRYLIQDLLGDLIPPMKRLDSPVAGVVASVIACVLWGYLLLSGDISSVWALFGVSNQLMASVGLMIGATIVLRLAKKPLYALTCLVPLAYLFVTVNYAGYWMVANVYLNAGTKGYSLFNASITIVMMVLGLVILFASLKRWSVLWKARSASAAIPPALVSGAA; encoded by the coding sequence ATGGACAAAGCGATCTACTTCGTCATCGCGTCGGTCTGTGTCCTCGCACTGGCATACCGCTTCTACGGCATATTCTTCGTGCGCAAGGTCCTGGCCGCGGATGATCGCGAAATCACGCCGTCGCACCAGTTCAAGGACGGCAAGAACTACGTGCCCACCAAGAAGTGGGTGAATGCCGGCCAGCACTTCGCCGCCATCGCCGCGGCCGGGCCGCTGGTCGGGCCGGTGCTGGCGGCGCAGTTCGGCTACCTGCCGGGTTTCCTGTGGCTGCTCGTCGGCTGCGTGATCGGCGGCGCGGTGCACGACACGGTCGTGCTGTTCGCCTCGATGAAGCACCAGGGCAAGTCGCTGTCCGAGGTGGCGAAGGCCGAGATGGGCACCGTGGCGGGCTGGAGCACCGGCCTGGCGATGCTGTTCATCATCACCATCACCATGGCGGGCCTGTCCATCGTCGTGGTGCATGCCCTGGAGCGCAACGCCTGGGGCACCTTCGCGGTGTTCATGACGATTCCGATCGCGATCGCGCTGGGGCTCTACGAGCGCTATTTCGGTTCGACCAAGTGGGGGACCTACCTCGGCGTCGGCGCCATCATGGTTTCCATCGCGATCGGCCCCCACCTGCAGGGAACCGCGGTCGGCGAATGGCTGACGCTGAACAAGACCACCGTCTCCTGGCTGCTCCCGACCTACGCCTTCTTCGCCACCGCGCTGCCGGTGTGGATGCTGCTCACCCCGCGCGGCTACCTGTCGAGCTTCATGAAGATCGGCGTGTTCGCGGCGCTGGTGATCGGCGTGGTGTTCATCAACCCGACCATCCAGTTCCCGGCGCTGACCGACTTCATCGCCGGCGGCGGCCCGATCCTGAAGGGGCCGGTGTGGCCGTTCATCTCGATCACGATCGCCTGCGGCGCCATCTCGGGCTTCCACGCCTTCATCGGCTCCGGTACCACGCCCAAGCTGGTGGACAAGTGGAGCGACATCCGCCCGGTGGCCTTCGGCGGCATGCTGGCCGAGTGCCTGGTGGCCGTGATGGCCTTGATCGCCGCCACCTCGCTGCACCCGGCCGACTACTTCGCCATCAACTCCAGCCCCGAGACCTTCGCCACGCTGGGCATGCAGGTGGTCGATCTGCCGCAGCTCAGCCAGGAAATGGGCATCGACCTCTACGGCCGGACGGGCGGCGCGGTGACGCTGGCGGTGGGCATGACCTACATCTTCACCAAGATCTCGTGGTTCGCCGACCTCGCCGCGTACTTCTTCCAGTTCGTGATCATGTTCGAAGCGGTGTTCATCCTGTCCGCGGTCGATTCGGGCACCCGCGTGTCGCGCTACCTGATCCAGGACCTGCTCGGCGACCTGATCCCGCCGATGAAGCGGCTGGATTCCCCGGTGGCCGGCGTGGTGGCGAGCGTGATCGCCTGCGTGCTGTGGGGCTACCTGCTGCTGTCGGGCGACATCAGTTCCGTCTGGGCGCTGTTCGGCGTGTCCAACCAGCTCATGGCCTCGGTCGGTCTGATGATCGGCGCCACCATCGTGCTGCGCCTGGCGAAGAAGCCGCTGTATGCGCTGACCTGCTTGGTCCCGCTGGCCTACCTGTTCGTGACGGTCAACTACGCCGGCTACTGGATGGTGGCCAACGTGTATCTGAACGCGGGCACCAAGGGTTACAGCCTGTTCAACGCCTCGATCACGATCGTGATGATGGTGCTGGGCCTCGTCATCCTGTTCGCTTCGCTCAAGCGCTGGAGCGTGCTGTGGAAGGCCCGCAGCGCATCGGCGGCCATCCCGCCCGCGCTGGTGTCCGGAGCGGCCTGA